The following nucleotide sequence is from Kineosporia sp. NBRC 101731.
TGCGCCGGGCACCCCGCAGTACGTCGCGCTGCCGGCCGCCGGAGCGCGGCAGTTCGGGCAGGCCGTAGGCCCAGGTGCCCGCGTGCTCGCCGCCGTAGAACTCTTCCCAGGCCTGCGCACTCACCAACCGGTGATCGGCGCCGCAGTCGACCACCACGGTCTCGGGCGGCAGCTGCGCGGCGATCTTCGCACTGGCCCCGTGCGGGAGGGCCAGGAAGACCAGGTCGTGCCCCGCCAGCTCCTGCGGCGTGGTCGGCGCGAGCACCCGGTCGGCCAGCGGCAGCAGGTGCGGCTGATGCTCGGCCAGCTTCGTGCCCGCGTTGCCGCCCGCCGTGAGCGTGCCGATCTCGATCTCCGGGTGTTGCAGAAGGAGTCTCAGCAGCTCACCACCGGCGTAACCGCTTGCACCTGCCACTGCTGCCGTGATGCCCATAGCGCATGACTATACACACTGATGAAATTGTATGCATAGGGATTTTACGTTACCCCCTGAATGCTGAACGGCACCCGCGGTGATGTCCAGGGGTGCCGTTCAGTATTTGTCCTTCGTTGTCACCTTTTGGGTGACCCGCGGGCGTTCCGTGGTGATCCGCGTCCAGAATCAGGGCTTTTGGACGCCGTCGGGCCCCCTGGGGTGGGGGTCAGCTGCGCTGCACGGCGCCGGTGCGCTCGGCGGCCGCCGCCACGGCGGCGTCCCGCGCGGACGCGGTCTCCTCCGCCGTCAGCGTGCGGTCGGGAGCCCGGAAGCGCAGGGCGAACGCCAGGGACTTGTGGCCCTCCTCGATCGGCGCCTGCGCGTACACGTCGAACAGCCGCACCGACTCCAGCAGTTCACCCGCACCGGCCGCCAGGGCCGACTGCACGTCGCCGCTGGGCACCTCGTCCTTCACCACGAGCGCGACATCCTCCTTCGCCAGCGGGAAGGTGGAGATCGGCTGCGCCGCCACGATGCCGCCCGACGCCTCGATCAGCACGTCCAGGTCGATCTCGGCCGCGACCGTGCGCGGGGGCAGCCCCAGGGCCGCGACGACCTTCGGGTGCAGCTCACCGGCGTGACCGAAGAGCTTCCCGTCGATCTCCAGGCGGGCGCAGCGGCCCGGGTGCCAGGGAGCGTGGTTCTCGTCCTTGGTCACGGTCGGCGTCACGTGCACCGTGCGCGCCACCAGCAGCGCGGCCTCCAGCGCGTCCGACCAGTCCGCGGCCCGGCCCGCGCCGTCCCAGCCCGGCAGCTCGCGCTGACCGGTCAGGACGATCGCCGCGTGCAGCGGCTGGTGCGGGATCGCCGCGTTCAGCTGGGCGAGCTCTTGCACGCTCGGGCGCTGCCGGACATCGGGATGCCCCGCCTTCGGCGCGCCGCCGGCCGGGCGGGTGACCGAGCCGATCTCGTAGACCGCGAGATCGGTGAAACCCCGGCTGACATTGCGCTTCACCGCGTCGACCAGGGTCGCCAGCACCGACGTGCGCAGGTAGGGCTGCTCGTCGGACAGCGGGTTGGCCAGCTTCAGGGCCGTGCGGCGCGGGTCGTCCTGCGCCAGGCCGAACGCGTCGTGGATCGCCGCCCCGATGAACGGGTAGGTGAGCACCTCGACCGCACCGTGCTCGGCCAGCGCCCGCGCCACCGAACGGCGCACCCGCTGTCCGTGTGTCAGGCCGGTCCCGGCCGGGGCGATCGGCAGCACCGACGGGATCTGGTCGTAACCGCGCAGCCGCGCGACCTCCTCGGCCAGGTCGACGCCGACGGTGAGGTCGGGACGCCAGCTCGGGGCCCTCACGGTGAGAACGTCGTCACCGCTCACCTCGCAACCGATGGCGGTGAGGTTCTCGACCACCTGCTCGCGGGTCCAGTCCACACCGACGATACGGCCCGGGAAGTCCGCCGCCATCTCGATGGTCGCGCCCGGGGCCGCCTCGCCCACGTCGGTGACCGCGCCGACCTCGACCCGGTCACCGCCGTACTCGACCAGCAGGCGCACCGTCAGCTCGGCAGCCACGTCGGCGAGCTGGGTGTCGACCCCGCGCTCGTACCGCTTGCCCGCCTCGGTGCTGAGCTTGTGCCGGCGCATCGTGCGGGCGACCGTGATCGGGTCCCAGTGCGCGGCCTCGATCAGGAGGTTCGTGGTGGTGGCGGAGACCTCGGTGTCCGCTCCGCCCATCACGCCGGCCAGGGAGAGTACCCGGGTGGCGCTCTCGCCGTCCGGGGAATCGGTGACCAGCAGGTCTTCGGGGTGAAGCTTGCGCTCCACCCCGTCGAGGGTGGTCAGCTTCTCCTTCGGCGCGGCCCGGCGCACCACGATCGGCGCGGCGAGCAGGTCCAGGTCGAAGGCGTGCAGCGGGTGCCCGACGGCGAGCATCACGTAGTTCGTGACGTCGACCGCGAGCGAGATCGGCCGCATCCCGGCCTGTTCCAGACGCCGCTGCATCCACCGGGGGCTCGTGGCCGCAGGGTCGACGTTTTTCACGATGCGCGCGACGAAGCGGTCGCCGCCCAGCACCCCGTTGATCGGGGCCCGGTCGTCGAGGA
It contains:
- the pheT gene encoding phenylalanine--tRNA ligase subunit beta, producing MRAPLTWLAEYVDLPAGTTALAVAADLVKVGLEEEAVHGGGVTGPLVVGRVLEFTPEPQKNGKTIRWCSIDVGEPEPRGIVCGAGNFAKDDLVVVCLPGAVLPGGFKIAARKTYGHKSDGMICSSLELGLGEDHDGIIRLTEWGFDDVKPGDDAIALLGLDEETVEVNVTPDRGYCFSLRGIAREYSHATGAEFTDPALIKVPAADTNGFEVVLDDRAPINGVLGGDRFVARIVKNVDPAATSPRWMQRRLEQAGMRPISLAVDVTNYVMLAVGHPLHAFDLDLLAAPIVVRRAAPKEKLTTLDGVERKLHPEDLLVTDSPDGESATRVLSLAGVMGGADTEVSATTTNLLIEAAHWDPITVARTMRRHKLSTEAGKRYERGVDTQLADVAAELTVRLLVEYGGDRVEVGAVTDVGEAAPGATIEMAADFPGRIVGVDWTREQVVENLTAIGCEVSGDDVLTVRAPSWRPDLTVGVDLAEEVARLRGYDQIPSVLPIAPAGTGLTHGQRVRRSVARALAEHGAVEVLTYPFIGAAIHDAFGLAQDDPRRTALKLANPLSDEQPYLRTSVLATLVDAVKRNVSRGFTDLAVYEIGSVTRPAGGAPKAGHPDVRQRPSVQELAQLNAAIPHQPLHAAIVLTGQRELPGWDGAGRAADWSDALEAALLVARTVHVTPTVTKDENHAPWHPGRCARLEIDGKLFGHAGELHPKVVAALGLPPRTVAAEIDLDVLIEASGGIVAAQPISTFPLAKEDVALVVKDEVPSGDVQSALAAGAGELLESVRLFDVYAQAPIEEGHKSLAFALRFRAPDRTLTAEETASARDAAVAAAAERTGAVQRS